The proteins below come from a single Leptospira ellinghausenii genomic window:
- a CDS encoding NADase-type glycan-binding domain-containing protein — protein sequence MDLFFFTKIKMFPFDSFYKLANQKVTSPTFSHLSRVFVSILFIMFLTHCKASEKQMDYEKTQSVGQVSPEEPWRFSPEFAMDEKYATAFCANAKEVGSGFTLFLSNQTKFTALQLLNGYHRSVNDLKGNDMIKKLRVSSFWMEKNDSKNQFKLDRTKDIELSKAKFGKQGLQVLDLDSTFEGNVIRFEILETYGLGTTGRVCLSEIKMGEMIKDSFSASPWVSFDKIKLAISQFGKAERHAYGFKQLVLANEKGTILFYDQGTILPVFFKPDQTFSFSEMYGEGDPTSFLPSLIGTYTILQATEDGLEINLSYFDQGGIERNISWIFKRAEVGDEDYENFKTKLGTKFSEVYQPKTHFLFVLKEKETGRTFYHYELPIPK from the coding sequence ATGGATCTCTTTTTTTTTACAAAAATCAAAATGTTTCCTTTTGATTCCTTTTATAAACTAGCGAATCAAAAGGTAACTTCACCCACTTTTTCCCATCTCTCTCGTGTATTTGTTTCCATTCTCTTTATAATGTTCCTAACTCATTGTAAAGCTTCGGAAAAACAAATGGATTATGAGAAAACCCAAAGTGTTGGCCAAGTGAGTCCCGAAGAACCTTGGAGGTTTAGTCCTGAATTTGCAATGGATGAAAAATATGCGACTGCATTTTGTGCAAATGCCAAAGAAGTAGGGTCTGGCTTCACTTTATTTTTATCTAATCAAACAAAATTTACAGCATTGCAATTGTTAAATGGATATCATCGTTCTGTGAATGATCTAAAGGGCAATGATATGATTAAAAAGCTGAGAGTTTCTTCCTTTTGGATGGAGAAAAACGATTCGAAAAATCAGTTTAAATTGGACAGAACCAAAGACATTGAACTTTCCAAAGCAAAATTCGGGAAACAAGGTCTACAGGTATTGGATTTAGATTCTACATTTGAAGGGAATGTGATTCGTTTTGAGATTTTAGAAACCTATGGACTTGGAACTACAGGGCGTGTTTGTCTTTCCGAAATCAAAATGGGTGAGATGATTAAGGATAGTTTTTCTGCATCACCTTGGGTGTCCTTTGATAAAATCAAATTGGCCATTTCTCAATTTGGTAAAGCAGAACGACATGCTTATGGTTTCAAACAATTGGTTTTGGCAAACGAAAAGGGTACAATCTTATTTTACGACCAAGGAACTATTTTACCTGTTTTCTTTAAACCTGACCAAACTTTTAGTTTTTCTGAAATGTATGGAGAAGGTGACCCTACTAGTTTTTTACCATCACTCATTGGCACTTACACAATCTTACAAGCAACAGAGGATGGATTAGAAATCAATTTAAGTTATTTTGACCAAGGTGGGATTGAAAGAAATATATCATGGATTTTCAAACGAGCAGAAGTTGGTGATGAAGATTATGAAAATTTTAAAACAAAACTTGGTACTAAATTTTCAGAAGTGTACCAACCCAAAACCCATTTCCTCTTTGTATTGAAAGAAAAAGAAACGGGCAGAACCTTTTATCACTATGAGTTGCCAATTCCGAAATAA
- a CDS encoding glycerol-3-phosphate dehydrogenase/oxidase produces MNHLDERKQTLKHLESTQYDILILGGGATGSGTALDASLRGYKVALLEKGDFSQGTSSRSTKLIHGGVRYLAQFHFKLIYEALSERKRLLINAPHLVKPLPFVLPTYVWWEKPFYSIGLTMYDILAGKSIVPGHERISKATALDYFASLKKENLKGGISYYDAQFNDARLNVTTIRAAKENGADIVSRIEVTSFLKDNNGKIIGVTAKDSLTKKVVSIKAKVVANTTGVWIDSLRKLDDPKAENVLAPSQGIHLVFDKEKLPCRTAMIIPKTADGRVVFVIPWEGKVLLGTTDTPIQKIEDEPLPLQSEVEFLLQTGNDYLDTKLTKDDIESVFSGLRPLISTGDKKDTKSISREEAILVSDSGLVTMSGGKWSTFRKMAEDLTDKLISVGNLPSKMNCVTASFAFPGADGYSKHLVAKIQTMYDLPYETAVRLVDSYGGEVPLILGKKPKEIKKGSGYFAEEIKHFVKKEFALSVSDVLSRRWRVVFLDLKLAESLAVPVSNVLGKELGWKDTEKKSSLNELLKHIKDLKKTIS; encoded by the coding sequence ATGAACCATTTAGATGAAAGAAAACAAACGCTAAAACATTTAGAATCAACCCAGTATGATATTTTAATTTTGGGTGGTGGTGCCACCGGTTCCGGCACAGCCCTTGATGCCAGTCTCCGAGGTTACAAAGTAGCCTTATTGGAAAAAGGAGACTTTTCGCAAGGAACGAGTTCCCGATCTACCAAACTCATCCACGGTGGAGTGAGGTATCTTGCCCAATTCCATTTTAAATTAATTTATGAAGCATTGTCAGAGCGGAAACGACTTCTCATCAATGCACCGCACTTAGTCAAACCACTTCCCTTTGTTTTACCAACCTATGTTTGGTGGGAAAAACCGTTTTATTCCATTGGTCTTACGATGTATGATATCCTTGCTGGAAAATCGATTGTCCCTGGCCATGAACGAATTTCGAAAGCAACTGCCCTCGATTACTTTGCTTCCCTCAAAAAAGAAAACCTAAAGGGTGGAATCTCCTACTATGATGCACAGTTCAATGATGCAAGACTCAATGTAACAACCATTCGTGCCGCAAAAGAAAATGGAGCGGACATTGTCTCAAGGATTGAAGTGACATCCTTTTTAAAGGATAACAATGGTAAAATCATTGGTGTGACTGCAAAAGATTCTCTTACAAAAAAAGTTGTCTCGATCAAAGCCAAAGTGGTCGCCAATACAACCGGTGTGTGGATTGATTCTCTCCGTAAACTCGATGATCCCAAAGCAGAAAATGTCCTTGCTCCAAGCCAAGGAATCCACCTCGTATTTGATAAAGAGAAACTCCCTTGCCGGACTGCGATGATCATTCCGAAAACTGCGGATGGTAGAGTGGTATTTGTGATCCCTTGGGAAGGGAAAGTACTCCTAGGAACCACAGACACCCCGATTCAAAAAATTGAAGATGAACCTTTGCCCTTACAATCCGAAGTGGAATTTTTACTCCAAACTGGAAATGATTACCTAGATACAAAATTAACAAAAGACGACATTGAATCTGTCTTTAGTGGTCTACGCCCTCTCATTTCCACAGGAGACAAAAAGGACACTAAATCCATTTCCAGGGAAGAAGCCATCCTCGTCTCGGATTCTGGTCTTGTGACAATGTCGGGAGGGAAATGGTCCACTTTCCGTAAAATGGCGGAAGACCTCACCGACAAATTGATCTCTGTTGGAAACCTTCCATCCAAAATGAACTGTGTCACAGCAAGTTTTGCTTTCCCAGGTGCCGATGGGTATAGCAAACATTTGGTGGCAAAGATCCAAACGATGTACGACCTTCCTTATGAAACAGCCGTTCGATTGGTAGATTCTTATGGAGGGGAGGTGCCTCTCATCCTAGGTAAAAAACCAAAAGAAATCAAAAAAGGGTCAGGTTACTTTGCAGAAGAAATCAAACATTTTGTGAAAAAGGAATTTGCTCTTTCTGTTTCTGATGTTCTCTCGAGGCGATGGAGAGTAGTTTTCCTTGATTTAAAACTGGCAGAATCCCTTGCAGTTCCAGTCAGTAATGTACTCGGAAAAGAACTCGGTTGGAAAGATACGGAAAAAAAATCATCTTTGAATGAACTCCTAAAACACATCAAAGATTTAAAGAAAACTATTTCTTAA
- the tyrS gene encoding tyrosine--tRNA ligase gives MKTERELNQELETIRRGTVEIISEGELLEKIKSKPSLTIKAGFDPTAPDLHLGHFVLLRKLKHFQDLGHDVCFMLGDFTAMIGDPTGKSETRKRLSKEEVLENSKTYQTQVFKILDPNKTRILYNSHWCSELKFEDVLVLTSKYTVSRMLERDDFTKRHKAGTPISMIEFLYPLVQGYDSVAMKSDVELGGTDQKFNMLVGRDLQREYGQKPQAVITLPLLVGLDGVKKMSKSLGNYVGIIEKPIDMYGKIMSISDDLMWNYFELLTDLPMSEVEKRKEGIRSKSLHPKEVKTELALLIMDQMHPKEENRKAVEEWTAIHNTKNRALPDEIPTESLDSSYFTEKPPLLVYVLSQLKFIPSVSEGRRLIQAGGLYLDEEKITDPGFVLEQGKEYLIRQGKKGKFLKIKT, from the coding sequence ATGAAAACTGAAAGAGAATTGAACCAAGAATTAGAAACCATCCGCCGAGGCACTGTCGAAATCATCAGTGAAGGGGAACTTTTAGAAAAAATCAAATCCAAACCTTCCTTAACGATCAAGGCAGGATTTGATCCAACGGCACCTGATTTACATTTAGGCCATTTTGTGTTACTGCGAAAGCTCAAACATTTCCAAGACTTGGGCCATGATGTTTGTTTTATGCTAGGTGATTTCACAGCAATGATTGGTGATCCAACCGGAAAATCGGAAACACGCAAACGCCTTTCAAAAGAAGAGGTATTGGAAAATTCTAAAACCTACCAAACACAAGTTTTTAAAATCTTGGACCCAAATAAAACTCGTATCCTTTACAATTCTCACTGGTGTTCGGAATTAAAATTTGAAGATGTATTGGTTCTGACTTCGAAGTATACAGTTTCGCGTATGTTGGAACGAGATGATTTCACCAAACGCCACAAAGCGGGAACACCCATTTCGATGATTGAGTTTTTATACCCACTCGTACAGGGTTATGATTCCGTTGCAATGAAGTCTGATGTGGAACTTGGAGGAACAGACCAAAAGTTTAATATGCTCGTTGGTCGCGACTTACAAAGAGAATACGGTCAAAAACCACAAGCCGTGATCACTTTGCCTTTGTTAGTTGGGCTTGATGGTGTGAAAAAAATGTCCAAGTCTCTTGGCAATTATGTAGGCATCATTGAAAAACCCATCGACATGTACGGTAAAATTATGTCTATCTCTGATGATCTGATGTGGAATTATTTTGAACTTCTCACAGACCTACCGATGTCCGAAGTGGAAAAACGAAAAGAGGGGATTCGTTCCAAATCCCTCCATCCGAAAGAAGTCAAAACAGAACTAGCCCTTCTCATCATGGACCAAATGCATCCAAAAGAAGAAAACCGTAAAGCAGTGGAAGAATGGACTGCCATCCATAATACCAAAAACAGAGCTCTACCAGACGAAATTCCGACAGAAAGTTTGGACTCCAGTTATTTTACAGAAAAACCACCTCTCCTTGTTTATGTATTGTCCCAACTCAAATTCATACCGAGTGTTTCAGAAGGCCGACGGCTCATCCAAGCAGGGGGATTGTATTTGGATGAGGAAAAAATAACGGACCCTGGCTTTGTTTTGGAGCAGGGGAAAGAATACCTCATCAGGCAAGGGAAAAAAGGGAAATTTTTAAAGATCAAAACCTAA
- a CDS encoding polysaccharide deacetylase family protein: MSLDPTNEEKEIQDIVHELSKDIEKDRLFAKKLRRFAFISALSFVGLTVFVLLSYLLYLSLSVTKLESEVKEKDRSLRELEQSLFSLMYQEQLREENALAGDTEPDTELAKQVEENIEFLKEVSQNTKGRNILRGNESQKEIALTFDLATGEELPVLYNYIKEHKIKVTLFLSNERPSDINGSFFVRQNLDYIKRMAKTGAVEFGNHTWSHFNYQRSVTETSLKKRMVLEYLSKSVLDLPRMAEELKRVEDTFYSLTKQELKKYYRLPYGALSQLILDAHASLGYTDHIMWSNNAKGSLDLPDYISKQFLYKKTSKGKKEVVKNPHYKTGEETLTFLDNWEKADPNGMNGAIILMHLGGPRKFDKLIYILPTFIERMKEKGYKFVTLSEVLNDKKD; the protein is encoded by the coding sequence ATGTCACTCGATCCGACAAACGAAGAGAAAGAAATCCAGGACATTGTCCATGAACTTTCTAAGGACATAGAAAAGGATCGATTGTTTGCTAAAAAACTCCGTCGTTTTGCCTTTATCTCTGCTTTATCCTTTGTTGGTCTTACCGTTTTTGTTTTACTCAGTTATCTGCTCTATTTGAGCCTCAGTGTGACAAAACTCGAATCCGAAGTAAAAGAAAAAGACCGAAGTTTAAGAGAATTGGAACAGTCTCTTTTTTCTTTGATGTACCAAGAACAACTTAGGGAAGAGAATGCTCTGGCAGGGGACACCGAACCTGATACCGAACTTGCGAAACAAGTGGAAGAAAATATCGAGTTTTTAAAGGAAGTGAGTCAGAATACCAAAGGACGTAACATCTTACGTGGGAATGAATCTCAAAAGGAAATTGCTCTAACCTTTGACTTGGCAACTGGCGAAGAACTTCCCGTACTTTATAATTACATAAAAGAACATAAAATCAAAGTAACTTTGTTTTTATCCAATGAAAGACCATCCGATATCAATGGTTCTTTTTTTGTCAGACAAAACTTAGATTATATCAAGCGGATGGCAAAAACAGGTGCTGTCGAATTTGGGAATCATACTTGGTCCCATTTTAACTACCAACGTTCTGTAACCGAAACATCCTTAAAAAAAAGAATGGTACTCGAATACTTATCTAAGTCAGTACTCGACCTTCCTCGTATGGCAGAGGAACTTAAACGAGTGGAAGATACCTTTTATTCTCTCACCAAACAAGAGTTAAAAAAATATTACCGTTTGCCTTATGGAGCTCTTAGCCAATTGATTTTAGATGCCCATGCAAGTCTTGGTTATACGGATCACATTATGTGGTCAAATAATGCCAAAGGATCTCTAGACTTACCTGATTATATCAGTAAACAATTCCTATATAAAAAAACGTCAAAAGGCAAAAAGGAAGTCGTAAAAAATCCACATTATAAAACAGGAGAGGAAACTCTTACGTTTTTAGACAATTGGGAAAAAGCGGACCCAAATGGAATGAATGGTGCGATTATCCTCATGCACCTTGGTGGTCCTCGTAAATTTGATAAATTGATTTATATCCTTCCGACTTTCATTGAAAGAATGAAAGAAAAGGGTTACAAATTTGTAACCCTTTCTGAAGTTTTAAACGATAAAAAGGACTAA
- a CDS encoding efflux RND transporter permease subunit, with the protein MGSSIVQYFLSKSLFVNLLTFLIILVGGFTAATMNREAFPNINFDIVSVTTLYPGAAPADVEKLVTKPLEDAIKEVDGIKEFRSASLENRSGIIITIDPNTKNTQKVVDDLKSAIDRIQDLPTEVEDPIVTEITTARQPVIEIHLSSTLKDGKPILSAKELRDQAKILEEKLKDLPSVARITKRGWREREMKVDLDPDKLRAFSLSSTQVISALRQRNINFPGGNINEKTREIIVRTVGEFDTAEEIENVFIRTNDAGRSVRIRDVARVTEGFEDSDYIDKSNGNIAIALTVIKREKADAITVVDDSKKVVETFINSSNGAIKHAFVNDLSKYIRRRLGVLTSNAVSGLFLVTASLFVFLGWRMALMTALGIPISIAMTFVAMNYMGLTLNLISMMGLIIVVGILVDDAIIICENVYRHLEMGEEPFEAAMRGTSEVLAPVTATVTTTIAAFGPMLFMTGIFGKFIHSIPLVVILSLCSSLFEAFFMLPSHLYDVSKASDMKGEVKEESHWFIKFKEKTYLPLLRFALSNRWKMVGLLLGLFVFSLAIQTKFGKFKLFPGAIETFQVRVTAETGLKLEETDRFIRAIEHSIAKLPEGEVENFISRVGIIQKDPNDPFTKRGKNYAQVMVYLTPDDNRDRSTEKIIEVVRENTKYLLNDKALALLEEKLAKENVDKKQEDKVQIDAIPNEFLPLKGKLINLEFEKLAGGPPVGKPVAIEIKGDDFATLLKIGAEYKAALAKIKGVTDIGDDFNEGKDEIRVSVDESLASFAGVSVQSVSLAINTALQGTVSTKIKRADEEVDVRVRFPEEYRSSLTHLNKVYVNNLTGNLIPVSRLTSYDRNPGRASINHLDGKRLLTVTSNIDETISTSRQVNLEAKQLTEGIIAKYPGYSVRFSGENKDTEESMASLGRAFLVGLLIIYMILASLFRSLAQPLIVMSAIPFAVIGVIFAFLLHGQPFSFLAFLGIIGLAGVVVNDSIVLVDCANQLRIEDPSKSTFELLVEAGSIRLRAVMLTTVTTVLGLLPTAYGIGGKDPFLVPMALAFGWGLAFATFITLIMVPVFYLNLYTFKDSVVTRYQNRKKRFV; encoded by the coding sequence ATGGGTTCATCCATAGTACAGTATTTTCTTTCCAAAAGTTTATTCGTAAACCTATTAACTTTTTTAATCATATTAGTTGGTGGATTTACTGCGGCTACGATGAACAGAGAGGCATTTCCCAATATCAATTTTGATATTGTGAGTGTTACAACTCTTTATCCTGGTGCGGCTCCCGCTGATGTGGAAAAACTTGTCACCAAACCTTTAGAAGATGCCATTAAAGAAGTTGATGGAATCAAAGAATTTCGTTCTGCTTCGTTAGAAAATCGTTCTGGTATCATCATTACAATTGATCCTAATACAAAAAACACTCAGAAAGTGGTAGATGATCTAAAATCAGCAATTGATAGGATCCAAGATTTACCAACGGAAGTAGAAGATCCAATTGTAACAGAGATTACAACAGCAAGACAACCTGTTATCGAAATCCATCTCTCTTCCACCCTAAAAGACGGAAAACCAATCCTCAGTGCAAAAGAACTCAGAGACCAAGCAAAAATATTAGAAGAAAAACTAAAAGACCTACCTTCTGTTGCGAGGATCACCAAACGAGGTTGGCGTGAACGAGAGATGAAAGTGGACTTAGATCCTGATAAATTGAGAGCATTCTCTCTCTCTTCCACCCAAGTGATCAGTGCCCTTCGTCAGAGAAACATCAACTTTCCAGGTGGAAACATCAATGAAAAAACAAGGGAAATTATTGTACGAACAGTTGGTGAGTTTGATACTGCCGAGGAAATCGAAAACGTCTTTATTAGAACCAATGATGCAGGTAGATCCGTTCGGATTCGCGATGTAGCCAGAGTCACAGAAGGGTTTGAAGATTCAGATTATATAGACAAATCAAATGGTAACATAGCCATTGCACTTACTGTAATCAAACGCGAAAAAGCAGATGCCATTACGGTTGTTGATGATTCCAAAAAAGTAGTCGAAACGTTTATTAACTCCTCGAATGGCGCAATCAAACATGCGTTTGTAAATGATTTATCAAAATATATAAGAAGAAGACTAGGTGTTTTAACTTCAAATGCAGTTTCTGGTTTATTTTTAGTGACTGCATCCCTCTTTGTTTTCCTCGGATGGAGAATGGCACTCATGACAGCACTTGGAATTCCCATATCCATTGCTATGACCTTTGTTGCCATGAATTATATGGGTCTTACATTAAACCTCATATCGATGATGGGACTCATCATTGTTGTGGGAATTTTAGTCGATGATGCCATCATCATTTGTGAAAACGTATACCGCCATTTAGAAATGGGAGAAGAACCATTTGAAGCTGCCATGCGTGGGACAAGTGAAGTATTGGCTCCAGTTACCGCAACGGTAACAACAACCATTGCTGCGTTTGGACCTATGTTATTTATGACAGGGATCTTTGGAAAATTCATCCATTCCATTCCCCTTGTTGTGATCCTTTCCTTGTGTAGTTCTCTTTTTGAAGCTTTTTTTATGTTACCGTCTCACTTGTATGATGTGAGTAAGGCAAGTGATATGAAGGGGGAAGTAAAAGAAGAATCACATTGGTTCATTAAGTTTAAAGAAAAAACTTACCTCCCGCTCTTACGTTTTGCATTGAGTAACCGATGGAAAATGGTAGGTTTATTATTGGGTTTATTTGTATTTTCATTGGCGATCCAAACTAAATTTGGAAAGTTCAAACTTTTCCCAGGTGCCATTGAAACATTCCAAGTGAGAGTCACTGCGGAAACAGGATTAAAACTGGAAGAAACTGATCGTTTCATTCGTGCCATTGAACATAGTATCGCCAAACTTCCTGAAGGTGAAGTGGAGAACTTTATCTCACGTGTGGGGATCATTCAAAAAGATCCGAATGATCCTTTTACAAAACGTGGAAAAAACTATGCCCAAGTTATGGTGTATCTAACCCCCGATGACAACAGGGACCGCTCCACTGAAAAAATCATAGAAGTTGTGAGGGAAAACACAAAGTATCTTTTGAATGATAAGGCACTTGCCTTACTCGAAGAAAAACTAGCGAAAGAAAATGTAGATAAAAAACAAGAGGACAAAGTCCAAATTGATGCCATTCCAAATGAGTTTTTACCGTTAAAAGGTAAACTGATTAACTTGGAATTTGAAAAATTAGCAGGTGGACCACCCGTTGGAAAACCAGTAGCAATTGAAATCAAAGGGGACGACTTTGCCACCTTACTTAAAATTGGTGCCGAATACAAAGCCGCTTTAGCAAAAATCAAAGGTGTTACTGATATCGGTGACGACTTTAATGAAGGAAAAGACGAAATCCGCGTCTCCGTAGACGAATCACTAGCATCGTTTGCAGGTGTGAGTGTTCAGTCTGTTTCCCTTGCGATCAACACAGCTTTACAAGGAACTGTTTCTACCAAAATCAAACGTGCGGATGAAGAAGTAGATGTACGTGTTCGTTTCCCTGAGGAATACAGGTCGTCCCTTACACATTTGAATAAAGTATACGTAAATAACCTTACCGGAAATCTAATACCAGTTTCACGATTAACCAGTTATGATCGGAACCCAGGCCGAGCATCAATTAACCATTTGGATGGAAAAAGGCTTCTTACCGTAACTTCGAATATTGATGAAACAATTTCCACATCGAGGCAAGTGAATTTGGAGGCAAAACAACTCACAGAAGGAATCATAGCCAAATACCCTGGTTATTCGGTTCGGTTTTCTGGAGAAAACAAAGACACAGAAGAATCAATGGCTTCCCTTGGGCGAGCTTTCCTTGTGGGGCTACTCATCATTTATATGATCCTTGCTTCCCTCTTCCGCTCCTTAGCCCAACCTCTCATTGTGATGAGTGCCATTCCATTTGCTGTCATTGGTGTGATCTTTGCTTTTTTATTGCATGGACAACCATTTTCCTTTTTGGCTTTTCTTGGAATCATTGGACTTGCGGGGGTAGTCGTAAACGACTCCATTGTACTTGTGGACTGTGCCAACCAACTACGCATTGAAGACCCATCGAAATCCACCTTTGAATTGTTAGTGGAGGCAGGGAGCATCCGCCTACGTGCCGTGATGCTAACAACCGTTACAACAGTACTTGGTCTTTTGCCAACTGCGTATGGAATTGGAGGAAAGGACCCTTTCCTTGTTCCTATGGCTCTTGCATTTGGTTGGGGACTTGCTTTCGCGACATTTATTACGTTGATTATGGTTCCTGTCTTTTACTTAAACTTATATACCTTTAAAGACAGTGTCGTAACTCGGTATCAAAATCGAAAAAAACGATTTGTTTGA
- the def gene encoding peptide deformylase → MAVRKILKIGNPILRQTSEDVTESEIQTKDFKKLIRDMFETMRHADGVGLAAPQIGVLKKLVVVGQEDDNERYPGTPEVPNQIILNPEITPLSPPADGFWEGCLSVPGMRGYVERPNKIRMKWRDENFEEHDEIIEGYRAIVLQHECDHLFGVLYVDRLKSTKLFGYNEDIDTAGKLLD, encoded by the coding sequence ATGGCAGTACGAAAAATTCTTAAAATTGGTAATCCGATCCTTAGGCAAACAAGTGAAGATGTGACCGAATCCGAAATCCAAACCAAGGATTTCAAAAAATTGATACGCGATATGTTTGAAACCATGCGCCATGCCGATGGTGTGGGACTTGCTGCCCCACAAATTGGAGTTTTAAAAAAATTAGTGGTCGTTGGGCAAGAAGATGACAATGAACGATACCCAGGAACCCCAGAAGTTCCGAACCAAATCATCTTAAATCCGGAAATCACACCCTTAAGTCCTCCTGCTGATGGATTTTGGGAAGGGTGTTTATCAGTGCCTGGAATGCGTGGTTATGTGGAACGACCTAACAAAATCCGAATGAAATGGCGTGATGAAAATTTCGAAGAACATGACGAAATCATTGAAGGGTATAGAGCCATCGTATTACAACATGAATGTGATCATTTGTTCGGCGTTCTGTATGTAGATCGATTAAAAAGCACAAAACTTTTTGGTTATAACGAAGACATTGATACCGCTGGTAAATTGTTAGATTAA